From the Micromonospora echinospora genome, the window CTCCTTGTGGATCGCCACCAGGTCCTCGGACGCCAGAGTGGCCCGCGACCAGCTCCATCCCCGGTCGCGGGCCAGCTCGGCCAACTCCTCGACGTGCCGGGGCACGAAGACCGCCGCCCGGCCGTTCATGGCCCGGGTGGGGAACGACACCACCACGTGCCGGCACGCCAGCCGGTCGACCAACGCCAGCCCCGCGCCGGGCCGGCGTCCCTCCATGCAGTGGTACGTCTTGAGCAGCAACCCCAGGTCGGCGCTCACCCGGTGGCCGTCGGTGAGCACCTCCTCGTGCCGGATCTCGCACTCCGGATGGGTCCGGGCGAGGAAGGCGTTGCCCAGCTCCACGAACGTCGCGTTGAAGTCGTAGCCGACGTAGCGGGCGTCACTCACCTCCCGCAGCCAGGGCACGGTGAACGGGTTCAGCGCGCAGGCGATGTCGGCCACCGTCTCCGGCGGCGGCACCAGCCCGAACAGGGTCGGGTAGAAGGCGTCCAGGTCGGGCAGGCGTTCGGCGGTGGAGAAGTGCCCGGCCAGCACCTGCCGGCACCAGTCCCGCCGCGACTGCGGGTCGTCGAGGTCGGCCCGGTCCAGCGCCTTGCGCAGCGCCGCCGGCCGGGCGGTGAGCAGGTGCAGGGCGGCGACCTTGTGCAGCCGGGCCCGGACCCGCCGTTCCAGCTCGGCGGCGTCCCCGGTGGCCCGACCCTCCCGCCGGACCAGGTCGGCAACGGTCTCCGGGTGCACGTCGCGGTACTTGGCCGCGGCGGTGAGCCGGGCGATCACCTTCCGCACGGCGGGTGACTCCGCCGCCGGCGACGACACGACCCCGGCCGGCTCCGGCAGGATGGCCGACTCCGGCTCCGGCAGGGCGGCCGGCGCCGGTTCACCGGCGGGCACCAGGTCCGGCGGGGTCGACGTCACCGGCCGGTCACCCGAGCCGGGCCGGCTCGCGCAGGCCCGGCTGGGCCATCCGCCCGGCCCGGATCATCTCCAGCAGCCGGGTGTAGAAGCGCAGGTTGTGCAGGGTGGCGAGCCGGTCCGCCAGACCGTCCTTCACCCGGAAGAGGTGGTGCAGGTAACTGCGGCTGTACCGCCGACAGGTCGGGCAGTCATAGGTCGCGCAGATCGGCTCGTCCTTCCGGGAGTTCTCCTCGTCCAGGATGTAGACGTTCTGGTAGAAGCTCCGGTCCGGGGTGAGCAGCCGGTCGGCGATCTCCGGCACGAACGCGTAGAGCCGGCCGTGCCGGGCGTCCCGGGTCGGGATCGTGCAGTCGAAGACCCAACGCATGTCCAGCTCGCAGAGGGAGACCAGGTGCTCGGGCCGGCCGACCCCCAGGGCGAACAACGGCGCGTCCTGCGGGGTGATCCGGGCGAGCAGGGCGAACATCTCGCGCTCCAGCTCACCCTCGGCGCTGAGCGGCCAGCCCCCGAACCCGAACCCCTGCGCCCCGGACTCGACGAGGGCGTCGACGCAACGTTGACGCAGCTCCGGGTCGGTGCCGCCCTGCACCACCCCGACCAGCAGCGGCGGCTCGGCCATCCGGCGCTGCCGGCACTGGAGGTCGTACGCCTGCCGGGCCTGCCGGAACCAGCGGATCGTCCGCTCGGTCGAGGCGAGCTGCTCGGCCGGGGAGTCCTCCGGGCCGGTGCAGTCGTCGAGGGCGACCACCACGTCCGAGCGGAGCCCGAACTGCCACTCGATGACCTTCTCCGGGGTCAGCACGATCTTCTTCGCGCTCGGCGACTCCTGGAAGGTCACCCCGCTGGCCCGGATCGACCCCTTCTTGCCCTGCTTACGGAGCAGGGAGAGGACCTGGAAGCCGCCCGAGTCGGAGACGATCACGCCGTCCCAGGCCATGAAGCGGTGAAGTCCGCCGGCCCGCTTGATGGTCTGCAACCCGGGACGCTGGGCCAGGTGCATCGCGTTGACCATCACCGCCTCGATCCCCACCGTCGACAGGTCGAGGGTGTCGACCGCCCGGACCGAGGCCCGGGTGCCGTCGGGCAGGAAGGTGGGCAGGACGACCGACCCGTGGGCGGTGTCCAGCGTGGGGCCCGCCGGGGCGGCAGGGTCCGCGGAGGTCATCAGATCGCAGCTCCTCGGCAGCGGGCAGACGGATTCTCCAGGATACGTGCCCCGGCGGGCCGCTCCTCAGGCGCGGCTCGTGCTCACGGTGGCCGGCCTGCCCGCTCTGCCCCGGGCCCGCTCGGCCCGGCGGCGGATCTGCTGGTACGCGCCGGTCAGCCCCATCGCCCGCCGCACCTCGGCGAGGGTGCGCCGGACCTCCTCACGGGTCCGTTCGGTGCCGTCGG encodes:
- a CDS encoding tRNA-ribosyltransferase family protein, coding for MTSADPAAPAGPTLDTAHGSVVLPTFLPDGTRASVRAVDTLDLSTVGIEAVMVNAMHLAQRPGLQTIKRAGGLHRFMAWDGVIVSDSGGFQVLSLLRKQGKKGSIRASGVTFQESPSAKKIVLTPEKVIEWQFGLRSDVVVALDDCTGPEDSPAEQLASTERTIRWFRQARQAYDLQCRQRRMAEPPLLVGVVQGGTDPELRQRCVDALVESGAQGFGFGGWPLSAEGELEREMFALLARITPQDAPLFALGVGRPEHLVSLCELDMRWVFDCTIPTRDARHGRLYAFVPEIADRLLTPDRSFYQNVYILDEENSRKDEPICATYDCPTCRRYSRSYLHHLFRVKDGLADRLATLHNLRFYTRLLEMIRAGRMAQPGLREPARLG